One Brachyspira pilosicoli P43/6/78 genomic window carries:
- a CDS encoding TetR/AcrR family transcriptional regulator, protein MNPREQIVNAGKKLFKKYGFKKTSMSDIALMVHKSKSSIYHYFKSKEEIFFAIAENEASDLKRSIYEAIKKEDTAEAKIRAYILTRQKGYIKLANLYEALHSEIFEDFTLIEHMRAKYHKEEYDTIKMILRSGVKKGLFNIDLRLATESILAIIKGFEMEWAKNKNIENNEKDLDIIINIIFYGIVKR, encoded by the coding sequence ATGAATCCAAGAGAACAAATTGTTAATGCTGGAAAAAAGCTATTCAAAAAATATGGATTTAAAAAAACATCTATGAGTGATATTGCTTTAATGGTTCACAAATCTAAAAGCAGTATCTATCATTATTTTAAAAGTAAAGAAGAAATTTTTTTTGCCATAGCTGAAAATGAAGCATCAGATTTAAAAAGGTCTATATACGAGGCAATAAAAAAAGAAGATACCGCCGAAGCCAAAATAAGAGCATATATACTTACAAGGCAAAAGGGATATATTAAATTAGCTAATCTTTATGAGGCACTTCATAGTGAAATATTTGAAGATTTTACATTAATAGAACATATGAGAGCTAAATATCATAAAGAAGAATATGATACTATCAAAATGATATTAAGAAGCGGTGTAAAAAAGGGTTTATTTAATATAGATTTAAGACTTGCCACAGAATCAATACTAGCAATCATTAAGGGTTTTGAAATGGAGTGGGCAAAAAATAAAAATATAGAAAATAATGAAAAAGATTTAGATATCATAATTAATATTATCTTCTATGGAATAGTAAAAAGATAA
- a CDS encoding ComEC/Rec2 family competence protein yields the protein MMKIPYPITYILYITTSFAFGISIALKFNSNYFFYISLIISFILIVISIILAVCNKNSFFILIISVFFLGYSYTISRYYNIFLSPLKEFNKEIKGYNCKIIDYDGVINFRDRYIAYVDKVYDGENWYNYAGKIRLYHNSAKPIYINDTITVYTKINLYKNLLTNNINIVKALENQMLYGVSSIYPYINFTVQKEAFSILNFLNRIGLYFRNTIKKSLAEHIEPISYSVAQCIITGDKNIIPADINQYFINSGISHILSISGLHISMILFILFTALSFFPINFYNKIFISTIITIIIYPTVSIFSVSIVRSSIMALCILISYYFDRNRNNVNSLFLAALIILLIEPNSIKEISFQFSFLATLGIILYYPIYNFYIISKIKNLKINTFLKNIFITILGFLAINIISLISILPLNIYHFKILNLNSIIANIFAVPLSFIILSSSLITIFTYQIFNSLSIYPAKTTEFAANLLIELSKGISDFQYLRYNFELNMYIAIFITFVIMLIGLLLNIKINKSI from the coding sequence ATGATGAAAATACCCTATCCTATTACATATATACTTTATATTACAACAAGCTTTGCTTTTGGTATATCTATTGCATTAAAGTTTAACAGCAATTATTTTTTTTATATATCATTAATAATATCTTTTATTCTAATAGTAATATCAATAATTCTTGCTGTATGCAACAAAAATAGCTTTTTTATTTTAATAATTTCAGTATTTTTTTTGGGTTATAGTTATACAATTTCTAGATATTACAATATATTTTTATCGCCATTAAAAGAATTTAACAAAGAAATTAAAGGATATAATTGCAAAATAATAGATTATGATGGAGTGATTAATTTTAGAGACAGATATATTGCCTATGTTGATAAAGTTTATGACGGAGAGAATTGGTATAATTATGCTGGAAAAATTAGACTATATCATAACTCAGCAAAACCAATATATATAAATGATACTATTACAGTATACACAAAAATTAATCTATATAAAAATTTACTTACAAATAACATCAATATAGTAAAAGCATTAGAAAATCAAATGCTCTATGGTGTAAGCAGTATTTATCCATATATTAATTTTACTGTACAAAAAGAAGCTTTTTCAATATTAAACTTTCTAAATAGAATCGGTCTATATTTTAGAAATACAATAAAAAAATCTTTAGCTGAACATATAGAACCAATAAGCTATTCAGTTGCTCAATGCATAATTACAGGAGATAAGAATATTATACCGGCAGATATTAATCAATACTTTATAAACTCTGGAATATCTCATATATTATCAATATCTGGTCTTCATATATCTATGATACTTTTTATATTATTTACAGCATTATCTTTTTTTCCAATAAACTTTTATAACAAAATATTCATCTCTACAATCATAACTATAATAATATACCCAACTGTAAGCATATTCTCTGTTTCAATAGTTCGTTCAAGTATAATGGCTCTTTGTATATTAATATCCTACTACTTTGACAGAAACAGAAACAATGTAAACTCTCTATTTTTGGCAGCATTAATAATATTACTGATAGAACCAAACTCTATAAAAGAAATAAGTTTTCAATTTTCATTTTTAGCAACATTAGGCATAATATTATACTACCCTATTTATAATTTTTATATAATATCAAAAATTAAAAACTTGAAAATAAATACTTTTTTAAAAAATATATTTATAACCATATTAGGATTTTTGGCAATTAATATAATATCACTTATATCAATACTTCCATTAAATATATACCATTTTAAAATTTTAAATCTTAACTCAATAATAGCAAATATATTCGCTGTACCATTATCTTTTATTATACTCTCATCATCATTAATAACTATATTCACATATCAAATATTTAATAGTCTATCAATATACCCAGCAAAAACAACAGAGTTTGCTGCAAATCTTTTAATAGAATTATCTAAAGGAATTTCTGATTTTCAATACTTAAGATATAATTTTGAATTAAATATGTATATAGCAATATTTATTACTTTTGTCATTATGCTAATAGGATTATTATTAAATATAAAAATAAATAAAAGTATATAA
- a CDS encoding FMN-binding protein — MKSTKLIAFVGSIALLFGMIAFAQTQIDLAKIPDGTYLGNYKATYKTKQGDYQAKVTVQGGKLTKVVMTKCAHSSGPARAKAAYDQMIKANNIYVDGVTGATWKALVEDALTKLTPAK, encoded by the coding sequence ATGAAGTCTACTAAATTGATTGCATTTGTAGGTTCAATTGCATTATTATTTGGTATGATAGCTTTTGCTCAAACTCAAATTGATTTGGCTAAGATACCTGATGGTACTTATTTGGGCAATTACAAAGCTACTTACAAAACTAAACAAGGTGACTACCAAGCTAAAGTAACAGTTCAAGGTGGTAAATTAACTAAAGTTGTAATGACTAAATGTGCTCATTCAAGCGGTCCTGCTAGAGCTAAAGCAGCTTATGACCAAATGATTAAAGCTAACAACATTTATGTTGATGGTGTTACTGGTGCTACTTGGAAAGCTCTTGTTGAAGATGCTTTAACTAAATTAACTCCAGCAAAATAA
- a CDS encoding RluA family pseudouridine synthase, which produces MKKSKNKLNSTNKELYEGAVIRKCRIEEDIESMRLDKYMGNRFSYYSRNKWQDLIGEGLVLVNGEKIKYTRTISKGDEISYYFKDMKEPEVNKDIEIIYDDGDLIIVNKPANLPVIPSGKYYYNTLHTIMQERLRCHLNMINRIDRETSGCVILSRGSLVASKFCAMLANKNNNNIKKTYIAIVENAKDIEDSFTVEGYMQEVGDKLYRRYQILHKENVEDSKYSKTKFKTVKKIGDYAILKIRLYTGRMHQIRVHLHSKNLYMVGDKIYGKYGPKVFNSFIEKSIIPEGFFYRQALHSYMLEFNHPITNERIKVKAKIPKDLKDFIVSI; this is translated from the coding sequence ATGAAAAAATCTAAAAATAAACTCAATTCTACTAATAAAGAATTATATGAAGGTGCTGTTATAAGGAAGTGCCGTATCGAAGAAGATATTGAATCTATGCGATTAGATAAATATATGGGAAACAGATTTTCTTATTATTCCAGAAACAAGTGGCAGGATTTGATAGGTGAGGGGCTTGTATTAGTAAACGGAGAGAAGATAAAATATACTAGAACTATTTCAAAAGGCGATGAGATATCATACTATTTTAAAGATATGAAAGAGCCTGAAGTAAATAAAGATATAGAGATAATTTATGATGATGGCGATTTAATTATAGTGAATAAGCCTGCTAATTTGCCTGTTATTCCTTCTGGAAAATATTATTACAATACTTTGCATACTATTATGCAAGAGAGATTAAGATGTCATTTAAATATGATTAACAGAATAGACAGAGAGACGAGCGGGTGTGTAATACTTTCTCGCGGTTCTTTAGTTGCTTCAAAGTTTTGTGCTATGCTTGCAAATAAAAATAATAATAATATAAAAAAAACTTATATTGCCATAGTGGAGAATGCTAAAGATATAGAAGATTCTTTTACCGTTGAAGGATATATGCAAGAGGTAGGCGATAAACTTTATAGAAGATATCAAATACTTCATAAAGAAAATGTTGAAGATTCAAAATATTCAAAGACAAAGTTTAAAACTGTAAAAAAAATAGGCGATTATGCCATACTAAAAATAAGGCTCTACACAGGACGAATGCATCAAATAAGGGTGCATCTTCATTCAAAGAATCTCTATATGGTTGGAGATAAAATATATGGTAAATACGGTCCTAAAGTTTTTAATTCTTTTATAGAAAAAAGTATTATACCAGAAGGATTTTTTTATAGGCAGGCACTTCATTCTTATATGTTAGAGTTTAATCACCCAATTACCAATGAACGTATAAAAGTAAAGGCAAAAATACCAAAAGACTTAAAAGATTTTATTGTTAGCATATAG
- the dcd gene encoding dCTP deaminase, producing MILSGLEIEKNLNKNIIIEPFNRKQLNSNSYNVRLHNKLLVYKDNVLDMKKPNETKEIIIPETGYQLEPNQLYLGRTLEYTKTKKYVPMIEGRSSIGRLGIFIHITAGFGDVGFAGYWTLEIFCIKPIIIYPEVEIAQLYYHTIDGEYEEYASSKYQNNTDVQPSMLYKDFK from the coding sequence ATGATTTTGTCTGGACTTGAAATAGAAAAGAATTTAAATAAAAATATTATAATAGAGCCTTTTAACAGAAAACAATTAAACTCAAATAGTTATAATGTAAGGCTGCATAATAAACTTTTAGTATATAAAGATAATGTACTAGATATGAAGAAGCCTAATGAAACTAAAGAAATAATTATACCAGAAACAGGATATCAGTTAGAGCCTAATCAGCTTTATTTGGGAAGAACTTTAGAATATACCAAAACAAAAAAATATGTGCCTATGATAGAGGGTAGGTCATCTATAGGAAGGCTTGGCATATTTATACATATTACTGCTGGATTTGGAGATGTTGGTTTTGCGGGTTATTGGACATTAGAGATATTTTGCATTAAGCCTATAATAATATATCCGGAAGTAGAAATTGCTCAGCTTTATTATCACACTATAGATGGTGAATATGAAGAGTATGCAAGCAGTAAATATCAAAACAACACTGATGTTCAGCCTAGCATGCTTTACAAAGATTTTAAATAA
- a CDS encoding glucose-6-phosphate isomerase gives MLSINYKNVLSFLQEHELEYLASSAQYANELLENKKGAGNDFLGWVNLPTEAMKMAKDIETLAKEIRENAEILVSVGIGGSYLGGKAVIESFLNPFAQAKKGNTQVVYAGHNMNGEYFKHLLDYLKNKDFYINVISKSGTTTEPAIAFRILKEYAEKRYGKEEAAKRIIATTDKSKGALKTLSTENKYRTFVIPDDVGGRYSVLTPVGLIPIAVAGIDIKEFIKGFDSMAKATKKSDYKKNPSMLYAMLRNALYSKGFNTEIMVNYIPRMHYISEWWKQLYGESEGKDKKGIFPASVDFSTDLHSLGQFIQDGRRGLFETVIRVNEEEIDLKIKKEESDLDGLNYLKGKSLHQINKSALEATVLAHVDGGVPNIIVDIDKITPFTIGELMYFFEKACGISGHMLGVNPFDQPGVEAYKKNMFAMLGKKGYEKMGKELKARLNK, from the coding sequence ATGCTATCTATAAATTATAAAAATGTATTGAGTTTTTTGCAAGAGCATGAATTAGAATATTTAGCAAGCTCAGCACAGTATGCTAATGAGCTTTTAGAAAATAAAAAAGGTGCCGGCAATGATTTTTTAGGTTGGGTTAATCTTCCAACTGAAGCTATGAAGATGGCAAAAGATATAGAAACTTTAGCAAAAGAAATAAGAGAAAATGCTGAGATTTTAGTATCTGTTGGTATTGGAGGTTCATATCTTGGAGGAAAGGCTGTTATAGAATCTTTCTTAAATCCTTTTGCTCAAGCTAAAAAAGGTAATACTCAAGTTGTATATGCTGGTCATAATATGAATGGTGAGTATTTTAAACATTTATTAGACTATTTAAAAAATAAAGATTTTTATATTAATGTTATATCAAAAAGCGGCACTACAACAGAACCTGCTATAGCTTTTAGAATATTAAAAGAATATGCTGAAAAAAGATATGGCAAAGAAGAAGCTGCAAAAAGAATAATAGCTACTACAGATAAATCAAAAGGTGCATTAAAAACATTATCTACAGAAAATAAATACAGAACTTTTGTTATACCAGATGATGTTGGAGGAAGATATTCTGTGCTTACTCCTGTTGGACTTATACCTATAGCTGTTGCTGGAATAGATATTAAAGAGTTTATAAAAGGCTTTGATTCTATGGCTAAGGCTACAAAAAAATCAGACTACAAGAAAAACCCTTCTATGCTTTATGCTATGCTAAGAAACGCACTTTACAGTAAAGGTTTTAATACAGAAATAATGGTAAACTATATACCAAGAATGCATTATATATCTGAATGGTGGAAACAATTATACGGAGAAAGTGAAGGTAAAGATAAAAAAGGAATATTCCCTGCTTCTGTAGATTTCTCTACTGATTTACACTCTCTAGGTCAATTTATACAAGATGGAAGAAGAGGATTATTTGAAACTGTTATAAGAGTAAACGAAGAAGAGATAGATTTGAAAATAAAAAAAGAAGAATCTGATTTAGACGGACTTAACTATTTAAAAGGAAAATCTTTACATCAAATAAATAAATCTGCATTAGAGGCTACTGTTTTAGCCCATGTTGATGGAGGAGTTCCTAATATTATAGTTGATATAGACAAGATTACTCCATTTACTATTGGAGAGCTTATGTATTTCTTTGAGAAAGCTTGCGGTATATCTGGGCATATGCTTGGAGTTAATCCATTTGACCAGCCTGGTGTTGAGGCTTATAAGAAAAATATGTTTGCTATGCTTGGTAAAAAAGGCTATGAGAAAATGGGAAAAGAATTAAAGGCAAGATTAAATAAATAA
- the flgG gene encoding flagellar basal-body rod protein FlgG codes for MLRSLWTAASGMNGMQFKTDTIANNLANVNTIGYKKVRADFEDLIYQNLKIQGTPATEDTVTPVGLQTGLGVKSAATQKMFDQGSLQATGNKLDLALEGEGFFQVLMPDGSVSYTRDGSFKVDANGQLVTSNGYKLVPEIIFPENFLVEKINISREGVVSVTIGDENEPVELGNITLHRFINQAGLLSIGDNLYKETIASGPAFEGEAGSKGFPRIHQGFVEMSNVKVVDEMVDMIVAQRAYEMNSKAVQTSDNLLATVVNLKR; via the coding sequence ATGTTACGTTCTTTATGGACTGCTGCAAGCGGTATGAATGGTATGCAATTTAAAACAGATACAATAGCAAATAACCTTGCTAATGTTAACACTATTGGATATAAAAAAGTAAGAGCAGATTTTGAAGATTTAATATATCAAAACTTAAAAATACAGGGCACTCCTGCAACAGAAGATACTGTAACACCTGTTGGACTTCAAACTGGTTTGGGTGTAAAAAGTGCTGCTACACAAAAGATGTTTGACCAAGGTTCATTGCAGGCTACTGGAAATAAGTTAGATTTAGCATTAGAAGGAGAAGGATTCTTTCAAGTACTTATGCCAGATGGAAGCGTATCATATACTAGAGATGGTTCTTTTAAAGTAGATGCTAATGGTCAGCTTGTAACTTCTAATGGATACAAATTAGTACCAGAAATTATTTTTCCAGAAAACTTCCTTGTAGAAAAAATTAATATATCAAGAGAGGGAGTTGTTTCTGTTACAATAGGAGATGAAAATGAACCTGTTGAATTAGGAAACATAACATTACATAGATTCATAAACCAAGCCGGACTACTTTCTATAGGTGATAACTTATATAAAGAAACTATAGCAAGCGGCCCTGCTTTTGAAGGTGAAGCTGGTTCTAAAGGTTTCCCTAGAATACATCAAGGTTTTGTTGAGATGTCTAATGTTAAAGTAGTAGATGAAATGGTAGATATGATAGTTGCACAGAGAGCTTATGAAATGAACTCTAAAGCTGTACAAACTAGCGATAATCTATTAGCTACTGTTGTAAATTTAAAAAGATAA
- a CDS encoding lytic transglycosylase domain-containing protein: MKRIVIIFSIILCAANLETHSFNINNYSFVTNNWVNLIQDISNHYNQDFWFIKDIFDISQSYDIDPLLMVALIKIESDFIPTALSKKNAYGYCQITPIANEDVDPTLNRYNHRENIILGTRFIAKLLDRFNGNIIQTLRYYNAGSNYDETRLSYSEDIKEEYDMLTSLYVNKKDVYGDIYKKESF; the protein is encoded by the coding sequence ATGAAAAGGATTGTTATCATTTTTAGTATAATACTGTGTGCTGCCAATTTGGAAACACATAGTTTCAATATCAATAATTATTCTTTTGTTACAAATAATTGGGTTAATTTAATACAAGACATTTCTAATCATTACAATCAAGATTTTTGGTTTATTAAAGATATTTTCGACATATCTCAAAGCTATGATATAGACCCGCTGCTCATGGTAGCATTAATAAAAATAGAAAGTGATTTTATACCGACTGCATTGTCTAAGAAAAATGCCTATGGTTATTGTCAAATTACGCCTATAGCTAATGAAGATGTTGACCCTACTCTTAATAGATATAATCATAGAGAAAATATCATACTTGGCACTAGATTTATAGCTAAACTTTTAGACAGATTTAATGGAAATATAATACAGACTCTTAGATATTATAATGCCGGAAGCAATTATGATGAAACAAGGCTTTCTTATTCTGAAGATATTAAAGAAGAGTATGATATGCTTACATCTCTTTATGTTAATAAAAAAGATGTATATGGTGATATATATAAAAAAGAGAGCTTTTAA
- a CDS encoding tetratricopeptide repeat protein, with product MQNSMDNILNHISYNIKNEDYEGTLEALDNILKKVPKNYRANLYKGQLCVEIKKFDDAIKYFEEAKRVDINTFKSYNLLGISYHAIGNYDKAIECFYETLKIIPKSYTAYNLLGISYYKKNEHDKAIECFNKAIEINPKYDKAYNNLALYHYRSKNYEAAINFFENSKSMDEMLFKAYDMLGMCYYNIGNYDKAIECLNRYLQSNSRSYKISNTLGAIYSYLKNYDKAIEYFNKAIEINPKYANAYNNLALIFFKQKNFDKAALYFDKARKFDLDSFTDYYKLAISYYSKKYYYEAIEYFKKVIERNSNSYKAYNFIGLCYLSNEEYDKSIEYFKKAIEINDMYYKAYNNLANAYLNLKDYDEAIKYFKSSIDINDSDEAYYGIAICYYSKGEKETSAYYLNKNIDNINENYIDMLFNIYIDLEDYDKAIVCVRKNNKYYDKLINILYDKKEYSKIITLFEENNNNLVNNEIIANSYFYTKNYDKAIEYYKKLLETNKDNFIYYNNIAILFFLKNDYPSIVETYLKYLENNSLASYSIFLLSYSLLANKKISYNDFLKLADKCLEKSITYTNYIKTIYQTFKYDTNTLKTIFENRIQFEDINTILKDNFTENHLRALKPILEKTNIISFYKNIDDINNWNTDTICVEYELLNHNICIAHKNDNTNIYGKKAKFLSSNENIEYGNLLSIFYKDRDKIISYKKELQLKVKAVYLSYSFDDSDINLMKCILKNENIKLYKMNNDNSYNEI from the coding sequence ATGCAAAACTCTATGGATAATATTTTAAATCATATATCCTATAATATAAAAAATGAAGATTATGAAGGTACTTTAGAAGCATTAGATAATATTCTAAAAAAAGTACCAAAAAATTATAGAGCCAATTTATACAAAGGACAATTATGTGTTGAGATAAAAAAATTTGATGATGCTATTAAATATTTTGAAGAAGCGAAAAGAGTAGATATTAACACATTTAAATCATACAACTTACTTGGCATAAGCTATCATGCAATAGGCAACTATGATAAGGCAATAGAATGCTTTTATGAAACATTAAAAATAATTCCAAAATCTTATACCGCATACAATTTACTTGGTATAAGTTATTACAAAAAAAACGAACATGATAAAGCTATAGAATGTTTTAATAAAGCAATAGAAATTAATCCTAAATATGATAAAGCTTACAACAACTTAGCATTATACCACTATAGAAGCAAAAATTATGAAGCAGCAATAAATTTCTTTGAAAACTCAAAAAGTATGGACGAAATGCTTTTTAAAGCTTATGATATGCTTGGAATGTGTTATTATAATATTGGAAATTATGATAAAGCAATAGAATGTTTAAACAGATATTTACAAAGCAATAGCCGCTCTTATAAAATATCAAATACATTAGGAGCAATATATTCTTATCTAAAAAATTATGATAAAGCAATAGAGTATTTTAATAAAGCAATAGAAATTAACCCTAAATACGCCAACGCTTATAATAATCTAGCATTAATATTTTTTAAACAAAAAAATTTCGACAAAGCAGCATTATATTTTGATAAAGCAAGAAAGTTTGATTTGGATTCTTTTACAGATTATTATAAATTGGCAATTAGCTATTATTCAAAAAAATATTATTATGAAGCAATAGAGTATTTTAAAAAAGTTATAGAAAGAAACTCTAATTCATATAAGGCTTATAATTTTATCGGGCTTTGCTACTTATCAAATGAAGAATATGACAAATCTATAGAATATTTTAAAAAGGCTATAGAAATAAATGATATGTATTATAAGGCTTACAATAATTTAGCTAATGCATATTTAAATTTAAAAGATTATGATGAAGCTATAAAATATTTTAAATCTTCCATAGATATTAATGATAGCGATGAGGCTTATTATGGAATAGCTATTTGTTATTATAGTAAAGGCGAAAAAGAGACTTCTGCATATTATTTAAATAAAAACATTGATAATATAAATGAAAATTATATAGATATGCTTTTTAATATTTATATAGATTTAGAAGATTATGATAAGGCAATTGTATGCGTTAGAAAAAATAATAAATATTATGATAAGCTTATAAATATTTTGTATGATAAAAAAGAATATTCAAAAATAATAACTTTATTTGAAGAAAACAATAATAATCTAGTTAATAATGAGATTATAGCTAATTCATACTTCTACACAAAAAATTATGATAAAGCCATAGAATACTATAAAAAACTTTTAGAAACAAACAAAGATAATTTTATTTATTATAATAATATTGCTATTTTGTTTTTCTTAAAAAATGACTACCCTTCTATTGTAGAAACTTATTTAAAATATTTAGAGAATAATAGTTTAGCAAGTTATAGTATATTTTTGCTTTCATATAGTTTACTTGCAAACAAAAAAATTAGCTATAATGATTTTTTAAAACTAGCAGATAAATGTTTAGAGAAAAGTATCACATATACAAATTATATAAAAACAATATATCAAACTTTCAAATATGATACAAACACTTTAAAAACCATATTCGAAAACAGAATACAATTTGAAGATATCAATACTATATTAAAAGACAACTTTACAGAAAATCATTTAAGGGCATTAAAACCTATATTAGAAAAAACAAATATAATTTCGTTTTATAAAAATATAGATGATATTAATAATTGGAATACTGATACTATATGCGTAGAATATGAATTATTAAACCATAATATATGCATTGCTCATAAAAACGATAACACTAACATATACGGTAAAAAGGCTAAATTTTTATCATCTAATGAAAATATAGAATACGGCAATTTACTTTCTATTTTTTATAAAGATAGAGATAAAATAATATCATATAAAAAAGAGTTACAATTAAAAGTAAAAGCGGTATATTTATCATATAGCTTTGATGATTCTGATATAAACCTCATGAAATGCATACTAAAAAATGAAAACATAAAACTATATAAAATGAATAATGATAATTCATATAATGAGATTTAA